The Streptomyces sp. V4I8 genome includes the window GAGGTTCCGCACCAGCCAGTCGGGAGGTGTGAGGCCGATGGGGAACTCGCGGGACATGCGCCCATTATGGGCACCCGCGTTCAGCCTCAGCGGGGCGCCGTCGCCCTCATCCGCGCTGGTGAAGGGTGACGTCGACGAGCAGGGCGCGGTGGTCGGTGTCCGCCAGGTCGAGGAAGCGGGCGGTGCGGGCGGAGAAGTCGGTGGACAGGAGCACGTGGTCGATCTGCGTCCCGAAGGCCGGGGTGGTGCGGGCCGGCCAGCTGGGCGTGCGGTCGTGGCCGGTGAGCCGGGCGGCGTCGCGCAGGCCGGTGTCGAGGATGCGGCGGAAGGCGGCGTGGTCCTGGGAGGCGTTGAAGTCGCCGGCGACGACGAGGGGCGTCCTGCGGTCCGCGGCGTCCTCGGCGGCGAAGTCCCGCAGCTCACCGAGTTCCCGGCGCCACAGGTCGACGTGTCCGGGCAGCGGCGGCATGGGGTGCGCGAGCTGGAGCCGTACGGCGTGCCCGCGTATGTCGGCGACGGCGCCGGGCATGGCCATGGTGCCGTCGACCCCGTCGGCGGGTCCGGCCGGGTCGAGCGGGAAGCGGCTCAGGATGACCGACCCCGCCGAGCCCGCGGCCACCTGTGCCGCGCGGTGCGGGTAGTCGGTGCCGAGGGTCTCCTTGAGCCGGGCGTCGCAGGTGTGCTCGCACTCCTGGACGAACACGAGGTCCGGCCGTTCGCGGCGGACGGCGGCGACGAGGGCGTCGGTCGCCTGTCCGAACTCGACGTTCGAGGTCAGCACCCGGAAGGAGGCGAGCGGGCGGCCGCCCGGCTGATCCGTCTTGCCGTACGGCTCGATGAACCACGCCAGCAGCCCGAGCAGGACGACGGCCCACACGACGCCGAACCACCAGCGCGCGAACAGGGCGAGCAGCAGCCCGAAGCCGGTGGGCACGAGCAGCCACGGCAGGAAGGCGAGGAACTGCGGGACGGGGGTGATGCCGTCGGTGTCGGCGACCCGGCAGCCGACGACCAGGCTGATGCCCAGGAACAGCAGACCGGCCGACCAGGCGCCGAACCGCCGCCCGGCCCGTCGCCCGGTCCTGCCGTCCGGGGACGCCGTCCACTCGGCAGTTGCAGTGTCCAAGTCCCGGCCTTCCGCTCGTGGGTGGGATGCCCGAATCCTCCCTCAAAGACGGGGGCTGTGGGGGGAAGGTTGCGTGGCGGGAGGGGTCC containing:
- a CDS encoding endonuclease/exonuclease/phosphatase family protein, which translates into the protein MDTATAEWTASPDGRTGRRAGRRFGAWSAGLLFLGISLVVGCRVADTDGITPVPQFLAFLPWLLVPTGFGLLLALFARWWFGVVWAVVLLGLLAWFIEPYGKTDQPGGRPLASFRVLTSNVEFGQATDALVAAVRRERPDLVFVQECEHTCDARLKETLGTDYPHRAAQVAAGSAGSVILSRFPLDPAGPADGVDGTMAMPGAVADIRGHAVRLQLAHPMPPLPGHVDLWRRELGELRDFAAEDAADRRTPLVVAGDFNASQDHAAFRRILDTGLRDAARLTGHDRTPSWPARTTPAFGTQIDHVLLSTDFSARTARFLDLADTDHRALLVDVTLHQRG